The Candidatus Abyssobacteria bacterium SURF_5 region AGAATTCGACGCCCGGCGAAGGATTTCCGGTCCGACCCTGCATCTTTTTTCAAGAGGAGAATCTCTCGCCGCCGCCTCTTCTCATATTATGTCCGCCATTTTCATCGGCTCAGAAATAGCGGCTCAAATCCGCTCGTGCGAGCGGCGCCTCCCCCAGAGAACTTATATCTGCGAAGACTCCACATACGCCGAATACGAGCCGGAGCTTTACACGCAGGCGCTTGTGAACGTGTGCGAGGAATATCAGCCGGACGTGTTTCTGGCGGCGCATACCACGTGCGGACAAGAACTCCTGTCACGGCTTGCAGCCAGGCTCGGGGAACAAATCGTCACCGATTGCATCGAGCTGGATTTCGATCCGAATACCGGCAGTCTCCTCATGACCAAACCGATATATGGCGGCAATGCCATCGCTGTTTTTGCATCCAATACGTCTCCCCGCCTGGCGACTGTCCGAGCAAGAACGAGTCTGCTTGAAGCCTCTCCGGCGGAAGAAACCGAACTCATCTTTCTAGATTCGCCGCTACCCCCTGACGCCCCAAAGGTGAAACGCATCGGATTCCGCCAGGAAAGAGACGAGCGCGCGCGTCTTGAGGATGCGGAGATAATTGTGTCCGGCGGCAGGGGGATCGGAGGCGGGCAAGGGTTCCAGCTTTTGCACGAGCTTGCAGAGGTTGTGGGAGGTGCTGTAGGCGCAAGCCGCCCGCCGTGCGACATGCGATGGGTCTCGTCCGGGTCGCAAGTCGGTCTTACCGGCCGGAGTGTCGCCCCCAGGGCCTATTTCGCGGTCGCCATTTCGGGAATGATGCAGCATATTACTGGGATGTTCGAGTCGCAGCACGTCATTGCCATCAACAAGGATAAAGATGCGAACATCTTCAAGATGGCCGATTACGGAGTCGTCGGTGATTATAAGGAAGTCTTGCCCGCTCTCGCGAAGAAACTGAAAACGATCCGGAATTCCTGATCATGAGCTCAATTCATGTCATCGTGTGCATTAAACAGGTTCCCGACCCTGAAGCTCCCATTTCCGGATATCGAGTGGATTCCGACGCCAGAAAAGTGGTCACGAGCGGCGTGCCTCCGGTGATAAGTCCGTTTGATGAAAACGCGCTGGAACTCGCGCTCCGACTGAAAGACACGCACGGCGTGAGGGTGACCGCTCTCTCGGCGGGCGATCATCTCTCGCCGGCAGTCCTGAAGAAAGCGCTTTTCGCAGGCGCCGATGAGCTGATACTTGTGGAAACTGCGGCCGAGGAAACCGACGCCTTCGATTCTCTTCAGACGGCGCTCGCGCTGGCGGAGGCGATCAAGAAGACAGGAAGGTTTGACATCATCCTCACGGGAAGACAGGCTTCGGACACAAATGCGGGCATGGTGGGAATATATCTTGCCGAGTTTCTTCACGTTGCCGCTGTGACACTCGCCAGCCGCATATCACTGGAGGGGGAGAAGATACATATCGAGCGGTCCCTACCCAATGGGACGGAGGAGATTGAGGCCGCCTTGCCGGTTCTTCTGACTGCAGGCTCCGAAGCGGGAGAATTGCGCAGCCTCGACATGAGAAGCATCAAGGAGGCCAGGAAAAAACCGATACAGAAATGGTCTTCCGCTGCGCTCTCGTCGCCGCGGCGGAAACAGAATGGTCTCGTTCTTCGTTCTCTGACTGCGCCGAAACTTGAGCGAAAATGTTTTATTGTGGAAGGCGCCACGCCGGCAGAGGCCGGCGAAAAGCTGGCGGTGAAACTGAAGGAAGACAAGGTCCTGTGAGATTTTTTTCAAAAAGGATGGGAAGGTGAAAGGCCGATGGAAACGGAAAAACTGGTTGAATTGTTGGGCGCCGAGCATGTGAGCGACGCTCCCGATGCGCTGGCCGATTACGCGAAGGACCACAGTTTTGCTCCTGTCCGCGAGCCGTGGTCGGTAGTCCGGCCGCATTCACTCGAACAGGTGCAGGAAGTCATCAAATATGCAGCCGCTGCGAAGACGCCGCTTGTTCCGGTCAGTTCCGGTCCGCCCCGATTTCGCGGGGATACGGTTCCGTCCTATGGCGGAATCATGCTGGACATGTCGGGCATGAACCGGATCCGGATGATCGACCGCAAGGACCGCG contains the following coding sequences:
- a CDS encoding electron transfer flavoprotein subunit alpha/FixB family protein; its protein translation is MSEKGGIWLLGEFDARRRISGPTLHLFSRGESLAAASSHIMSAIFIGSEIAAQIRSCERRLPQRTYICEDSTYAEYEPELYTQALVNVCEEYQPDVFLAAHTTCGQELLSRLAARLGEQIVTDCIELDFDPNTGSLLMTKPIYGGNAIAVFASNTSPRLATVRARTSLLEASPAEETELIFLDSPLPPDAPKVKRIGFRQERDERARLEDAEIIVSGGRGIGGGQGFQLLHELAEVVGGAVGASRPPCDMRWVSSGSQVGLTGRSVAPRAYFAVAISGMMQHITGMFESQHVIAINKDKDANIFKMADYGVVGDYKEVLPALAKKLKTIRNS
- a CDS encoding electron transfer flavoprotein beta subunit/FixA family protein, whose amino-acid sequence is MSSIHVIVCIKQVPDPEAPISGYRVDSDARKVVTSGVPPVISPFDENALELALRLKDTHGVRVTALSAGDHLSPAVLKKALFAGADELILVETAAEETDAFDSLQTALALAEAIKKTGRFDIILTGRQASDTNAGMVGIYLAEFLHVAAVTLASRISLEGEKIHIERSLPNGTEEIEAALPVLLTAGSEAGELRSLDMRSIKEARKKPIQKWSSAALSSPRRKQNGLVLRSLTAPKLERKCFIVEGATPAEAGEKLAVKLKEDKVL